A region of Rhizorhabdus wittichii RW1 DNA encodes the following proteins:
- a CDS encoding Extensin family protein (PFAM: Extensin family protein): MNAADYGGGVSSFVPAGHRRRPPLRRHRLLPGLLVVLVALAGCIPSPRAPRRGWTPPVETPERFRQCVAALRAEGAQVEALPDRRFDNGCSATSAVKLVAVGIPVTNLGAVKCGAALPFVRWVRQDVPTLAQRWLGSDVVRIESFGSFACRPVNNQAGNRLSEHGRANAIDIAAFRLRDGRRISVKDGWNGDDQQIRGFLRALHKAACGRFSVVLGPDANALHHDHFHFDMGSGPYCR; the protein is encoded by the coding sequence ATGAACGCGGCTGACTATGGTGGCGGTGTGTCGTCCTTCGTCCCCGCCGGCCATCGCCGCCGCCCCCCCCTTCGCCGCCACCGGCTCCTGCCCGGCCTTCTCGTCGTCCTGGTCGCGCTGGCCGGGTGCATCCCCTCGCCGCGCGCGCCGCGCCGCGGCTGGACGCCACCGGTCGAGACGCCCGAGCGTTTCCGCCAGTGCGTCGCGGCGCTGCGGGCCGAGGGCGCGCAGGTCGAGGCGCTGCCCGACCGCCGCTTCGACAATGGCTGTTCGGCCACCTCCGCGGTCAAGCTGGTCGCGGTCGGCATTCCGGTGACCAATCTCGGCGCGGTCAAATGCGGAGCCGCCCTGCCCTTCGTCCGCTGGGTGCGGCAGGACGTGCCGACCCTGGCGCAGCGCTGGCTGGGTTCGGACGTCGTCCGGATCGAGAGCTTCGGCAGCTTCGCCTGCCGGCCGGTCAACAACCAGGCCGGCAACCGCCTGTCCGAACATGGCCGCGCCAATGCCATCGACATCGCCGCCTTCCGCCTCCGCGACGGTCGGCGGATCAGCGTCAAGGACGGCTGGAACGGCGACGACCAGCAGATACGCGGATTCCTCCGCGCGCTCCACAAGGCCGCGTGCGGGCGCTTCTCGGTCGTGCTCGGGCCCGACGCCAACGCGCTCCACCACGACCATTTCCATTTCGATATGGGCAGCGGTCCCTATTGCCGATAG
- a CDS encoding conserved hypothetical protein 730 (PFAM: conserved hypothetical protein 730) codes for MAHRKVPKRVFPRAKEDAAVAKTATETPQTTDSAYKLAFQDTDFLLRDDLRPVRFQLELLKPELLLEEANIGSTFVMYGSARIPEPGKAEALVKSAVTPKQRRIAERLQAKSRYYDEARKLAQTASQCPLDADGKRQFVVCSGGGPSIMEAANRGAHDVGAESIGLNIVLPFEQTPNAYVTPHLSFQFHYFALRKMHFLLRARAVAAFPGGFGTFDELFELLTLVQTGKMAQLPIFLFGQDFWRRVLDFDALVEEGVIGENDLNLFRFVETAEEAWEKLNLYYATRERSYRHRDPSTQAAAG; via the coding sequence ATGGCACACAGAAAAGTACCCAAGCGCGTCTTCCCCCGGGCCAAGGAGGATGCGGCGGTCGCCAAGACCGCCACCGAAACCCCGCAGACCACCGACAGCGCGTACAAGCTCGCCTTCCAGGACACCGACTTCCTGCTGCGCGACGACCTGCGCCCGGTGCGCTTCCAGCTGGAGCTGCTGAAACCCGAGCTGCTGCTCGAGGAAGCGAACATCGGATCGACCTTCGTGATGTACGGTTCGGCCCGCATCCCCGAGCCGGGCAAGGCCGAGGCGCTGGTCAAGTCGGCGGTCACCCCCAAGCAGCGGCGGATCGCCGAGCGGCTGCAGGCCAAGAGCCGCTATTATGACGAGGCGCGCAAGCTGGCCCAGACCGCCAGCCAGTGCCCGCTCGACGCCGACGGCAAGCGCCAGTTCGTCGTCTGCTCGGGCGGCGGCCCGTCGATCATGGAAGCCGCCAATCGCGGCGCGCACGACGTCGGCGCGGAATCGATCGGCCTCAACATCGTCCTGCCGTTCGAGCAGACGCCGAACGCCTATGTGACGCCGCATCTGAGCTTCCAGTTCCATTATTTCGCGCTGAGGAAGATGCACTTCCTGCTGCGCGCCCGCGCGGTCGCGGCCTTCCCGGGCGGCTTCGGCACCTTCGACGAGCTGTTCGAGCTGCTCACCCTGGTCCAGACCGGCAAGATGGCGCAATTGCCGATCTTCCTGTTCGGCCAGGACTTCTGGCGCAGGGTGCTCGACTTCGACGCGCTGGTCGAGGAAGGCGTGATCGGCGAGAACGACCTCAACCTGTTCCGCTTCGTCGAAACGGCGGAGGAGGCGTGGGAGAAGCTCAACCTCTATTACGCCACCCGCGAACGCTCCTATCGCCATCGCGATCCATCCACACAGGCGGCGGCGGGTTGA
- a CDS encoding phospholipid-binding protein, PBP family (PFAM: PEBP family protein): MLEHLPRWLGAMLRNVRAGHSKLVIAQPELEIGDAVIDLSSPAFASGARLPVRFTADGEGVSPPLLWGEVPPGTASLALIVEDPDAPALQPLVHALVWNIPPDERHLPEGAIVADGDGASAGPDVGRNSLFEGWLPPDPPSGHGSHDYVFQLFALSETIEVGPNPGRSGLVRGLQGRVLGAGMLVGTYSRGEEAPLGGQGVAGASPA; encoded by the coding sequence ATGCTTGAACATCTTCCCCGCTGGCTGGGAGCCATGCTGCGCAATGTCCGCGCAGGCCATTCGAAGCTGGTGATCGCCCAGCCCGAGCTGGAGATCGGCGATGCGGTGATCGACCTGAGCAGCCCGGCCTTCGCGTCGGGCGCGCGGCTGCCGGTGCGCTTCACCGCGGACGGCGAGGGCGTGTCGCCGCCGCTGCTGTGGGGAGAGGTTCCGCCGGGCACCGCCAGCCTCGCGCTGATCGTCGAGGATCCCGACGCCCCGGCGCTCCAGCCGCTGGTCCATGCGCTCGTCTGGAACATCCCGCCCGACGAACGGCACCTGCCCGAGGGAGCGATCGTCGCCGACGGCGACGGCGCATCCGCAGGGCCCGACGTCGGCCGCAACAGCCTGTTCGAAGGCTGGCTGCCGCCTGATCCGCCGAGCGGACATGGCAGCCACGACTATGTCTTCCAGCTCTTCGCGCTCAGCGAAACGATCGAGGTCGGTCCCAATCCCGGCCGGTCGGGGCTGGTGCGCGGGTTGCAGGGGCGGGTGCTCGGCGCCGGCATGCTGGTCGGCACCTATTCGCGCGGCGAGGAGGCTCCGCTCGGCGGGCAGGGCGTCGCGGGCGCGTCGCCGGCCTGA
- a CDS encoding protein of unknown function DUF1006 (PFAM: protein of unknown function DUF1006), whose protein sequence is MGGYTNGDRGLAFAQAPRHRSAHGSRRAPPPLFRHRRPRRARRGGDRGRPPAGRDRVRHRTRFRPPLRAVDTAPCARRRARSRGRVQGCQGSQGSRGLCLGGAADGAALTTTLSLAQARRIALAAQGFGAARPPAPGTLHLRRTLDRLGLHQIDSVNVLSRAHYLPAFSRLGHYDRAALDEAAWGRRSKRRMFEYWAHEASLLPLDLHPLLRWRMAEADRGERGWSSLRVYAREKRGEVDAVLDRIRAEGPLAVSDFDDGKSRSGWWEWGDSKRKLEWLFWAGHITTTTRRGGFERVYDLTERVIPPAILALPTPDKAAAHRALVARAAAALGIATETDLRDYFRTGVADTRAAIAELVEEGVLLPVSVAGWRRPAWLHRDARHPRRVDARALLVPFDPLIWERDRTERLFGFHYRIEIYTPAEKRRYGYYVLPFLLGDRLVARVDLKADRQASVLRVLSTHPEPDAPAATQAALDEELATMAGWLGLERVSHG, encoded by the coding sequence ATGGGGGGATATACGAATGGCGATCGAGGGCTTGCCTTCGCGCAGGCCCCACGGCATCGCTCGGCGCATGGATCTCGACGCGCTCCTCCTCCATTATTTCGGCACCGACGACCTCGACGCGCTCGACGAGGCGGCGATCGAGGACGGCCGCCAGCGGGTCGCGATCGCGTTCGGCACCGAACGCGATTCCGGCCGCCGCTTCGCGCTGTGGATACTGCTCCATGCGCTCGGCGCCGCGCCCGATCCCGAGGTCGCGTTCAAGGATGCCAAGGATCGCAAGGCAGCCGAGGACTATGCCTGGGCGGCGCGGCGGATGGAGCGGCGTTGACCACGACGCTGTCGCTCGCCCAGGCGCGCCGCATCGCGCTCGCCGCGCAGGGCTTCGGCGCGGCCCGGCCGCCGGCGCCCGGCACCCTCCATCTGCGCCGCACGCTCGACCGGCTGGGCCTGCACCAGATCGACAGCGTCAACGTCCTGTCGCGCGCCCATTACCTCCCCGCCTTCTCGCGGCTCGGCCATTATGACCGCGCCGCGCTCGACGAGGCGGCCTGGGGCCGGCGATCGAAGCGGCGCATGTTCGAATATTGGGCGCATGAGGCGTCGCTGCTGCCGCTCGACCTCCACCCGCTGCTGCGCTGGCGCATGGCCGAGGCCGATCGCGGCGAGCGCGGCTGGTCGTCGCTGCGCGTCTATGCGCGGGAGAAGCGCGGCGAGGTCGACGCCGTGCTCGACCGCATCCGCGCCGAAGGCCCCCTCGCAGTCTCCGACTTCGACGACGGCAAGAGCCGCAGCGGCTGGTGGGAATGGGGCGACAGCAAGCGCAAGCTCGAATGGCTGTTCTGGGCCGGCCATATCACCACCACCACCCGGCGCGGCGGGTTCGAGCGGGTCTACGACCTGACCGAGCGGGTGATCCCGCCCGCGATCCTCGCCCTGCCCACCCCGGACAAGGCGGCGGCGCACCGCGCGCTGGTCGCCCGCGCGGCCGCCGCGCTCGGCATCGCCACCGAGACCGACCTGCGCGACTATTTCCGGACCGGCGTCGCCGATACCAGGGCGGCGATCGCCGAGCTGGTCGAGGAAGGCGTCCTGCTGCCCGTCTCGGTCGCGGGCTGGCGCCGGCCCGCCTGGCTGCACCGCGACGCCCGCCATCCGCGCCGGGTGGACGCCCGCGCGCTGCTCGTTCCGTTCGATCCGCTGATCTGGGAGCGCGACCGCACCGAACGGCTGTTCGGCTTCCACTACCGGATCGAGATCTACACCCCCGCCGAGAAGCGCCGCTACGGCTATTATGTCCTGCCCTTCCTGCTCGGCGACCGGCTGGTCGCGCGCGTCGACCTGAAGGCCGACCGGCAGGCGTCGGTGCTGCGCGTGCTGTCGACGCACCCCGAACCCGACGCCCCGGCCGCGACCCAGGCCGCGCTGGACGAGGAACTGGCGACGATGGCCGGCTGGCTGGGCCTCGAGCGGGTGAGCCACGGATGA
- a CDS encoding Entericidin EcnAB (PFAM: Entericidin EcnAB), whose translation MRNMLAVTVLGCALLALCACNTVKGLGRDIQSVGEAGDRATFN comes from the coding sequence ATGCGTAACATGCTGGCGGTGACGGTTCTGGGCTGCGCGCTCCTGGCGCTCTGTGCCTGCAACACCGTGAAGGGCCTCGGCCGCGACATCCAGTCGGTCGGCGAGGCCGGCGACCGCGCCACCTTCAACTAA
- a CDS encoding gid protein (TIGRFAM: gid protein~PFAM: glucose-inhibited division protein A) — protein MVHQIHVIGGGLAGSEAAWQLAQAGIRVRLSEMRGIEATPAHQTDSLAELVCSNSFRSDDPTNAVGLLHAEMRALGSLIMAKADAHRVPAGSALAVDREGYAEAVTHAVAGHPLIELVRERVDALPADGPVIVATGPLTAAALADSIGAATGADALAFFDAIAPIVHHHSIDMDVAWMASRWDKGETKDYINCPMDKDQYLAFHQALLDGEKTAFKEWEKDTPYFDGCMPIEVMAERGVDTMRYGPMKPVGLDNPRTGRWPYAVVQLRQDNALGTLWNMVGFQTKLKHAEQVRLFRTIPGLGKAEFARLGGLHRNTFIQSPKLLDGALRLKSRPNIRFAGQITGCEGYVESAAIGLLAGRFAAAELLGRPIETPPAATALGALLGHITGGAEADGYQPMNVNFGLFPPLEGAKGGRKRKGDRKAMMAERAGEALKAWMDGGVEPA, from the coding sequence ATGGTTCATCAGATACATGTGATCGGCGGCGGGCTCGCCGGTTCGGAAGCCGCGTGGCAGCTCGCCCAGGCCGGCATCCGCGTGCGCCTCTCCGAAATGCGCGGGATCGAGGCGACGCCGGCGCACCAGACCGACAGCCTCGCCGAGCTGGTCTGCTCGAACAGCTTCCGTTCCGACGACCCGACCAACGCGGTCGGCCTGCTCCATGCCGAGATGCGGGCGCTGGGATCGCTGATCATGGCCAAGGCCGACGCCCATCGCGTGCCCGCCGGCTCCGCGCTCGCGGTCGATCGCGAAGGCTATGCCGAAGCGGTCACCCACGCCGTCGCCGGGCATCCCCTGATCGAGCTGGTCCGCGAACGGGTCGACGCGCTGCCGGCGGACGGCCCCGTGATCGTCGCCACCGGCCCGCTGACGGCCGCCGCGCTGGCGGACTCGATCGGCGCGGCGACCGGCGCCGACGCGCTCGCCTTCTTCGACGCGATCGCGCCGATCGTCCACCATCACTCGATCGACATGGACGTCGCCTGGATGGCCTCGCGCTGGGACAAGGGCGAAACCAAGGACTATATCAACTGCCCGATGGACAAGGACCAGTATCTGGCCTTCCACCAGGCGCTGCTCGACGGCGAGAAGACCGCGTTCAAGGAGTGGGAGAAGGACACCCCCTATTTCGACGGCTGCATGCCGATCGAGGTGATGGCGGAACGCGGCGTCGACACGATGCGCTACGGCCCGATGAAGCCGGTCGGCCTCGACAATCCGCGCACCGGCCGCTGGCCCTATGCGGTCGTCCAGCTCCGCCAGGACAATGCGCTCGGCACATTGTGGAACATGGTCGGCTTCCAGACCAAGTTGAAGCATGCCGAGCAGGTCCGCCTGTTCCGCACCATTCCCGGCCTGGGAAAGGCCGAGTTCGCGCGGCTCGGCGGCCTCCATCGCAACACCTTCATCCAGAGCCCCAAGCTGCTCGACGGCGCGCTGCGGCTGAAGTCGCGCCCGAACATCCGCTTCGCCGGGCAGATCACCGGCTGCGAAGGCTATGTGGAATCGGCGGCGATCGGCCTGCTCGCAGGACGGTTCGCGGCAGCCGAACTGCTCGGCCGGCCGATCGAGACGCCGCCCGCCGCCACCGCGCTCGGCGCGCTGCTGGGCCACATCACCGGCGGCGCGGAGGCCGACGGCTATCAGCCGATGAACGTCAATTTCGGCCTGTTCCCGCCGCTCGAAGGCGCGAAGGGCGGCCGCAA